The following are from one region of the Salvia hispanica cultivar TCC Black 2014 chromosome 1, UniMelb_Shisp_WGS_1.0, whole genome shotgun sequence genome:
- the LOC125224008 gene encoding probable lysine-specific demethylase ELF6 isoform X1 has translation MKNVEIPKWLERLPLAPEFYPTDTEFADPIAYISKIEKEASAFGICKVIPPLPKPSRKYVLHNLNKSLSKCPELDGNVSLVRSSKTDDHVRSECDRKSRAVFTTRQQELGCEKGKKVKEGVGDHVLRAQKQVWQSGEVYTLEQFEAKAKAFAKSTLGVVKDVNPLVIETLFWKAASEKPIYVEYANDVPGSGFSEPEGLLRYFDRRRKRRKTRKRNSFDRNNLGSSDSKNDQVETVNSVSNDNDLGIQNNPSSHTETVLNCLPSQPTRDDASFSGRKDSQDRSEMEGTSGWKLSNSPWNLQVMARSAGSLTRFMPDDIPGVTSPMVYIGMLFSWFAWHVEDHELHSLNFLHVGSPKTWYAVPGDDAFNFEEAIRLRAYGGNPDRLVALSHLGEKTTVLSPEAIVASGIPCCRLVQYPGEFVVTFPRAYHIGFSHGFNCGEAANFGTAKWLAIAKEAAVRRAAMNYLPMLSHQQLLYLLTMSFISRIPRSLLPGVRSSRSRDRLKEERELSVKRAFIEDVLCENNRVAILLQRNSYYHAVLWDVDSLPSSSKVSELCHDTDASVLTSVGENSPAKNDSAHDVNELSKYISSVGYDLDDDDLSYDFQIESGTLPCVACGILGFPFMAVVQPSDIASVDLLRVDPVAVPVESARTCNVVEGSSEDAKMKSKLSKKDLHYVAETSLAAKKCRPLAHDHSPSSNHDTVSPDVKIDMGWDISNVSRKPRIFCLEHAIEIEKLLSSRGGANVLVICHSDFQKIKAHAAAIAEEIAVPFSYTETQLGNASPEDLKLIDIAIDREEKVTRVEDWTSLLNINLQHCVKMKKSSPSVNVRHLLSLGGLFHNAAPVSDASRTKWLSRKLRSKRHQKRLLQSKPFPSFEAAKEDMNGKSEQQTAKKDEKLIQYSRKRCKVGVSVENIAGETASGPTVLPSHGASEFHGEHLMASSFESHSANSTVASTPVENASEKSGDSCHDIKAADGGSQESERCNSETVGSTTDKNGIDDVAGDEIPREEDTVDEAALPSEACDRLADNDCAVPDNVQSDGCCEIEETSRHDDCSNASDEEQVETASDQLATENEVPNSSSSEGQRSVQTDEDDDDNQERVISTPENCEGETNEASKPIAELEDNSVDDPKTEAGSKRKRKRELLGLQLDDHVHFSGFTRSPCEGLRPRARENPSTRVTDNREPDEEAPAVKKSRKAADQPVPRKEKKGNAKGRHQCELDGCTMKFRTKAELLLHKGNQCPVEGCRKKFNSHKYATLHQRVHDDDRPLKCPWDGCTMSFKWAWARTEHLRVHTGERPYVCKIKGCGLTFRFVSDFSRHRRKTGHYVSPPA, from the exons ATGAAGAATGTTGAAATACCCAAATGGCTTGAGAGGTTGCCTTTGGCGCCTGAATTTTACCCCACTGATACTGAATTTGCCGACCCAATTGCTTACATATCTAAGATAGAGAAAGAGGCTAGTGCTTTTGGCATATGTAAAGTGATTCCTCCATTGCCAAAGCCGTCAAGAAAGTATGTGCTTCATAACTTGAATAAGTCTCTCTCCAAGTGTCCGGAATTGGATGGTAATGTGAGTCTTGTGCGGTCCTCAAAGACAGATGATCATGTTAGGAGTGAATGTGATAGAAAGTCTAGGGCTGTTTTTACCACAAGGCAGCAAGAATTGGGCTGTGAGAAGGGGAAAAAGGTGAAGGAGGGGGTCGGGGATCACGTGCTCAGGGCTCAGAAGCAGGTCTGGCAGAGTGGGGAAGTTTATACGCTTGAGCAGTTTGAGGCTAAGGCCAAGGCTTTCGCTAAGAGCACGCTTGGGGTTGTGAAAGATGTCAATCCCTTAGTTATCGAGACCTTGTTCTGGAAAGCTGCTTCGGAGAAGCCTATATATGTGGAATATGCGAATGATGTGCCCGGCTCCGGGTTTAGTGAGCCTGAGGGGCTGTTGCGTTACTTTGACAGACGCAGAAAGAGGAGGAAGACGAGGAAGAGGAACTCGTTTGACAGGAATAATTTAGGTAGTTCTGACAGCAAGAATGATCAAGTAGAAACAGTGAATAGTGTTAGCAATGATAATGATTTGGGCATCCAGAACAATCCTAGTTCCCATACAGAGACTGTTCTGAATTGTCTACCTTCACAGCCTACACGTGATGATGCTTCCTTTTCTGGCCGGAAAGATTCTCAAGATAGGAGCGAAATGGAAGGCACTTCTGGGTGGAAGCTTTCAAATAGTCCTTGGAATTTACAAGTCATGGCTAGGTCAGCAGGATCGCTAACTCGTTTCATGCCAGATGATATCCCTGGTGTGACGTCTCCCATGGTTTATATTGGGATGTTGTTCAGTTGGTTTGCTTGGCATGTGGAAGATCACGAGCTTCACAGCTTGAATTTCCTGCACGTGGGCTCCCCCAAAACTTGGTATGCTGTACCAGGAGATGATGCTTTCAACTTTGAGGAAGCTATTCGTCTTCGTGCCTATGGAGGAAATCCTGATCGGTTAG TTGCACTATCTCACTTGGGGGAAAAGACTACTGTTTTGTCTCCTGAAGCTATTGTTGCATCTGGCATCCCGTGTTGCAG GCTTGTACAGTATCCTGGTGAATTTGTTGTGACTTTTCCAAGAGCTTACCACATAGGATTCAGTCACG GTTTCAATTGTGGAGAAGCTGCTAATTTCGGAACTGCTAAGTGGCTTGCAATAGCTAAAGAAGCTGCTGTTCGCAGAGCTGCCATGAATTACCTTCCTATGCTTTCTCATCAGCAACTGTTGTACTTGTTAACCATGTCTTTCATTTCAAG AATACCGAGATCCTTATTGCCTGGGGTACGAAGCTCACGTTCGAGAGATCGTTTGAAGGAAGAAAGAGAATTGTCTGTAAAGAGAGCATTTATAGAAGATGTCTTGTGTGAAAACAATCGGGTGGCTATTCTTCTCCAAAGAAATTCCTACTACCACGCAGTTCTGTGGGATGTTGATTCACTTCCATCTTCGAGTAAAGTATCTGAACTCTGCCATGACACAGATGCTTCTGTGTTGACATCAGTGGGGGAGAATTCTCCTGCAAAAAATGACAGTGCACATGATGTCAATGAGCTGAGCAAGTATATAAGTTCTGTTGGTTATGATCTTGATGATGATGACTTGTCATACGACTTTCAAATAGAATCAGGGACTTTACCTTGTGTTGCTTGTGGCATCCTTGGTTTTCCATTTATGGCAGTCGTGCAACCATCTGACATAGCATCGGTTGATCTTCTGCGTGTGGATCCTGTTGCTGTTCCTGTGGAATCTGCTCGTACCTGTAATGTGGTGGAAGGTTCTTCTGAAG ATGCGAAGATGAAATCTAAGTTGAGCAAAAAGGATCTCCACTATGTTGCTGAAACATCTTTAGCTGCCAAAAAATGTCGGCCCCTGGCCCATGACCACTCCCCATCTTCAAATCATGACACTGTTTCTCCGGATGTTAAGATAGACATGGGTTGGGACATATCTAATGTATCTCGAAAACCAAGGATATTTTGTCTAGAGCACGcgattgaaattgaaaaattgttGAGTTCGAGAGGCGGAGCAAATGTTCTTGTGATTTGTCATTCAG ACTTTCAGAAAATAAAGGCCCATGCTGCAGCCATTGCAGAGGAGATAGCTGTTCCTTTTAGTTATACAGAGACGCAACTGGGTAATGCTTCTCCCGAAGATCTGAAGCTGATCGATATTGCTATTgatagagaagaaaaagtcaCCCGTGTAGAAGACTGGACGTCGTTGTTGAATATCAATCTACAGCATTgtgtgaagatgaagaagagtTCTCCATCTGTGAATGTTCGGCATTTACTGAGCTTGGGCGGATTGTTTCACAATGCAGCCCCTGTTTCAGATGCTTCCCGCACAAAGTGGCTGTCGAGAAAATTACGTTCAAAGCGCCATCAGAAACGTCTCTTGCAGAGTAAACCCTTCCCCAGCTTTGAAGCTGCCAAGGAGGATATGAATGGGAAAAGCGAACAACAAACGGctaagaaagatgaaaagcTTATCCAATATTCGAGGAAGCGATGCAAGGTCGGTGTTTCTGTAGAAAACATAGCAGGAGAAACGGCCTCAGGGCCGACTGTATTACCTTCTCATGGAGCGTCCGAGTTTCATGGTGAGCACTTGATGGCTTCATCCTTTGAATCTCACTCTGCCAACTCCACTGTTGCCTCCACTCCAGTTGAGAATGCTTCGGAAAAATCTGGTGATTCGTGTCATGACATCAAGGCGGCCGATGGTGGCAGCCAGGAAAGTGAGAGGTGCAATTCCGAGACTGTTGGCTCGACTACGGATAAAAATGGGATTGATGATGTTGCAGGAGATGAAATTCCGAGAGAGGAAGACACTGTTGATGAAGCCGCTCTGCCAAGCGAAGCTTGTGATCGGCTGGCGGATAATGACTGTGCGGTGCCGGATAATGTTCAGTCTGATGGATGTTGTGAGATTGAAGAAACTTCTAGACACGACGACTGTTCAAACGCTTCAGACGAAGAGCAGGTTGAAACAGCGTCTGATCAACTTGCCACAGAGAATGAGGTACCGAATTCCTCAAGCTCTGAAGGACAGCGGTCTGTACAGACAGACGAAGATGATGATGACAATCAAGAGAGAGTTATTTCGACTCCTGAAAATTGTGAAGGTGAGACTAATGAAGCCAGCAAGCCCATCGCTGAGCTGGAGGATAACAGTGTCGATGATCCCAAAACAGAAGCCGGAAgcaaaaggaaaaggaaaagagaacTCCTCGGCCTGCAATTAGATGATCACGTCCATTTCAGCGGCTTTACCAGAAGCCCGTGCGAGGGGTTGAGACCTCGGGCAAGAGAAAATCCATCAACTCGTGTTACTGACAACAGGGAACCAGATGAGGAAGCACCGGCAGTGAAGAAGTCGAGGAAGGCTGCAGATCAGCCCGTCCCTCGCAAGGAGAAGAAAGGAAACGCAAAGGGACGTCATCAGTGTGAGTTAGACGGCTGCACAATGAAGTTCCGGACAAAGGCTGAGCTACTCCTGCACAAAGGAAACCAGTGCCCGGTCGAGGGGTGCAGGAAGAAATTCAACTCCCACAAATACGCCACACTGCACCAGCGCGTCCACGACGATGATAGGCCTCTGAAATGTCCTTGGGACGGCTGCACAATGTCGTTCAAGTGGGCCTGGGCAAGAACTGAGCATCTACGCGTGCACACGGGAGAGAGGCCATATGTCTGCAAAATCAAGGGATGTGGTCTCACCTTCAGATTTGTATCAGATTTCAGCCGGCATAGAAGAAAAACCGGACATTATGTAAGCCCACCAGCGTAG
- the LOC125224008 gene encoding probable lysine-specific demethylase ELF6 isoform X2, whose product MEGTSGWKLSNSPWNLQVMARSAGSLTRFMPDDIPGVTSPMVYIGMLFSWFAWHVEDHELHSLNFLHVGSPKTWYAVPGDDAFNFEEAIRLRAYGGNPDRLVALSHLGEKTTVLSPEAIVASGIPCCRLVQYPGEFVVTFPRAYHIGFSHGFNCGEAANFGTAKWLAIAKEAAVRRAAMNYLPMLSHQQLLYLLTMSFISRIPRSLLPGVRSSRSRDRLKEERELSVKRAFIEDVLCENNRVAILLQRNSYYHAVLWDVDSLPSSSKVSELCHDTDASVLTSVGENSPAKNDSAHDVNELSKYISSVGYDLDDDDLSYDFQIESGTLPCVACGILGFPFMAVVQPSDIASVDLLRVDPVAVPVESARTCNVVEGSSEDAKMKSKLSKKDLHYVAETSLAAKKCRPLAHDHSPSSNHDTVSPDVKIDMGWDISNVSRKPRIFCLEHAIEIEKLLSSRGGANVLVICHSDFQKIKAHAAAIAEEIAVPFSYTETQLGNASPEDLKLIDIAIDREEKVTRVEDWTSLLNINLQHCVKMKKSSPSVNVRHLLSLGGLFHNAAPVSDASRTKWLSRKLRSKRHQKRLLQSKPFPSFEAAKEDMNGKSEQQTAKKDEKLIQYSRKRCKVGVSVENIAGETASGPTVLPSHGASEFHGEHLMASSFESHSANSTVASTPVENASEKSGDSCHDIKAADGGSQESERCNSETVGSTTDKNGIDDVAGDEIPREEDTVDEAALPSEACDRLADNDCAVPDNVQSDGCCEIEETSRHDDCSNASDEEQVETASDQLATENEVPNSSSSEGQRSVQTDEDDDDNQERVISTPENCEGETNEASKPIAELEDNSVDDPKTEAGSKRKRKRELLGLQLDDHVHFSGFTRSPCEGLRPRARENPSTRVTDNREPDEEAPAVKKSRKAADQPVPRKEKKGNAKGRHQCELDGCTMKFRTKAELLLHKGNQCPVEGCRKKFNSHKYATLHQRVHDDDRPLKCPWDGCTMSFKWAWARTEHLRVHTGERPYVCKIKGCGLTFRFVSDFSRHRRKTGHYVSPPA is encoded by the exons ATGGAAGGCACTTCTGGGTGGAAGCTTTCAAATAGTCCTTGGAATTTACAAGTCATGGCTAGGTCAGCAGGATCGCTAACTCGTTTCATGCCAGATGATATCCCTGGTGTGACGTCTCCCATGGTTTATATTGGGATGTTGTTCAGTTGGTTTGCTTGGCATGTGGAAGATCACGAGCTTCACAGCTTGAATTTCCTGCACGTGGGCTCCCCCAAAACTTGGTATGCTGTACCAGGAGATGATGCTTTCAACTTTGAGGAAGCTATTCGTCTTCGTGCCTATGGAGGAAATCCTGATCGGTTAG TTGCACTATCTCACTTGGGGGAAAAGACTACTGTTTTGTCTCCTGAAGCTATTGTTGCATCTGGCATCCCGTGTTGCAG GCTTGTACAGTATCCTGGTGAATTTGTTGTGACTTTTCCAAGAGCTTACCACATAGGATTCAGTCACG GTTTCAATTGTGGAGAAGCTGCTAATTTCGGAACTGCTAAGTGGCTTGCAATAGCTAAAGAAGCTGCTGTTCGCAGAGCTGCCATGAATTACCTTCCTATGCTTTCTCATCAGCAACTGTTGTACTTGTTAACCATGTCTTTCATTTCAAG AATACCGAGATCCTTATTGCCTGGGGTACGAAGCTCACGTTCGAGAGATCGTTTGAAGGAAGAAAGAGAATTGTCTGTAAAGAGAGCATTTATAGAAGATGTCTTGTGTGAAAACAATCGGGTGGCTATTCTTCTCCAAAGAAATTCCTACTACCACGCAGTTCTGTGGGATGTTGATTCACTTCCATCTTCGAGTAAAGTATCTGAACTCTGCCATGACACAGATGCTTCTGTGTTGACATCAGTGGGGGAGAATTCTCCTGCAAAAAATGACAGTGCACATGATGTCAATGAGCTGAGCAAGTATATAAGTTCTGTTGGTTATGATCTTGATGATGATGACTTGTCATACGACTTTCAAATAGAATCAGGGACTTTACCTTGTGTTGCTTGTGGCATCCTTGGTTTTCCATTTATGGCAGTCGTGCAACCATCTGACATAGCATCGGTTGATCTTCTGCGTGTGGATCCTGTTGCTGTTCCTGTGGAATCTGCTCGTACCTGTAATGTGGTGGAAGGTTCTTCTGAAG ATGCGAAGATGAAATCTAAGTTGAGCAAAAAGGATCTCCACTATGTTGCTGAAACATCTTTAGCTGCCAAAAAATGTCGGCCCCTGGCCCATGACCACTCCCCATCTTCAAATCATGACACTGTTTCTCCGGATGTTAAGATAGACATGGGTTGGGACATATCTAATGTATCTCGAAAACCAAGGATATTTTGTCTAGAGCACGcgattgaaattgaaaaattgttGAGTTCGAGAGGCGGAGCAAATGTTCTTGTGATTTGTCATTCAG ACTTTCAGAAAATAAAGGCCCATGCTGCAGCCATTGCAGAGGAGATAGCTGTTCCTTTTAGTTATACAGAGACGCAACTGGGTAATGCTTCTCCCGAAGATCTGAAGCTGATCGATATTGCTATTgatagagaagaaaaagtcaCCCGTGTAGAAGACTGGACGTCGTTGTTGAATATCAATCTACAGCATTgtgtgaagatgaagaagagtTCTCCATCTGTGAATGTTCGGCATTTACTGAGCTTGGGCGGATTGTTTCACAATGCAGCCCCTGTTTCAGATGCTTCCCGCACAAAGTGGCTGTCGAGAAAATTACGTTCAAAGCGCCATCAGAAACGTCTCTTGCAGAGTAAACCCTTCCCCAGCTTTGAAGCTGCCAAGGAGGATATGAATGGGAAAAGCGAACAACAAACGGctaagaaagatgaaaagcTTATCCAATATTCGAGGAAGCGATGCAAGGTCGGTGTTTCTGTAGAAAACATAGCAGGAGAAACGGCCTCAGGGCCGACTGTATTACCTTCTCATGGAGCGTCCGAGTTTCATGGTGAGCACTTGATGGCTTCATCCTTTGAATCTCACTCTGCCAACTCCACTGTTGCCTCCACTCCAGTTGAGAATGCTTCGGAAAAATCTGGTGATTCGTGTCATGACATCAAGGCGGCCGATGGTGGCAGCCAGGAAAGTGAGAGGTGCAATTCCGAGACTGTTGGCTCGACTACGGATAAAAATGGGATTGATGATGTTGCAGGAGATGAAATTCCGAGAGAGGAAGACACTGTTGATGAAGCCGCTCTGCCAAGCGAAGCTTGTGATCGGCTGGCGGATAATGACTGTGCGGTGCCGGATAATGTTCAGTCTGATGGATGTTGTGAGATTGAAGAAACTTCTAGACACGACGACTGTTCAAACGCTTCAGACGAAGAGCAGGTTGAAACAGCGTCTGATCAACTTGCCACAGAGAATGAGGTACCGAATTCCTCAAGCTCTGAAGGACAGCGGTCTGTACAGACAGACGAAGATGATGATGACAATCAAGAGAGAGTTATTTCGACTCCTGAAAATTGTGAAGGTGAGACTAATGAAGCCAGCAAGCCCATCGCTGAGCTGGAGGATAACAGTGTCGATGATCCCAAAACAGAAGCCGGAAgcaaaaggaaaaggaaaagagaacTCCTCGGCCTGCAATTAGATGATCACGTCCATTTCAGCGGCTTTACCAGAAGCCCGTGCGAGGGGTTGAGACCTCGGGCAAGAGAAAATCCATCAACTCGTGTTACTGACAACAGGGAACCAGATGAGGAAGCACCGGCAGTGAAGAAGTCGAGGAAGGCTGCAGATCAGCCCGTCCCTCGCAAGGAGAAGAAAGGAAACGCAAAGGGACGTCATCAGTGTGAGTTAGACGGCTGCACAATGAAGTTCCGGACAAAGGCTGAGCTACTCCTGCACAAAGGAAACCAGTGCCCGGTCGAGGGGTGCAGGAAGAAATTCAACTCCCACAAATACGCCACACTGCACCAGCGCGTCCACGACGATGATAGGCCTCTGAAATGTCCTTGGGACGGCTGCACAATGTCGTTCAAGTGGGCCTGGGCAAGAACTGAGCATCTACGCGTGCACACGGGAGAGAGGCCATATGTCTGCAAAATCAAGGGATGTGGTCTCACCTTCAGATTTGTATCAGATTTCAGCCGGCATAGAAGAAAAACCGGACATTATGTAAGCCCACCAGCGTAG